In Rhodopirellula sp. P2, the DNA window GACGAACTTCGATACTGAATTGGTACTTGAATTCACCTTTTTCTGGCAATTCAATCGACTCGTAATCGAAATCGGGTTCACCGATCGCCGAAAATTCGGCTTCTTCGGTGACTTTGGCCAAGCTGTCCATCAACAGCGAGCCTTTGACGCGATCTTCGATTCGGTCCTTGAATTGCTTTTCAACCAATTTGCGTGGCGCGCGGCCGGCACGGAACCCGGGAACCTGAGCTTCAGGAACGAGTTCGTCGTACGCGTCCTTCATGTAGCGATCCACTTCGCCACGAGGGATGGTGACAATGACCTCCCGCAAACAGGCATGAGGTTTGGTAACCTCCATGTTCAACTGCAGCGGGTCTTTGACGGGAGCAGCCGCGTCTTCGGCGGGCGTGGAATCGGTGTCGAAAGACGTGGACATCCTGATTTTGAACCTTGTGTTAGAAGAATGAATCGATCGAACCGGAGTTGGCTACCGAACATTCAGAAAGCGAAATCGAAAAGGCCGGGGTGATCGGACGCTTCGACCGGGGGGCACCTGCTTCAGGGGCCGTTTCATGCAGCGGCAAAGTGTAGTGTTTTCCGGCGATGATCGACAAGCGGTTAAAAAACCTTTCAAGTCGACTTGCGACAAATCCGATGGTTCTTATACTGTGGCCCACACAACTGAAACGCGGCTGTAGCTCAGTTGGCAGAGCATCACGTTGCCAACGTGATTGTCGTCGGTTCGAATCCGATCAGCCGCTCTTCAAACCACGCCTGGATCAAAACAGGCGTGGTTTTTTTTTGTCCCTTGGGTGTGGTTTTTTTGCCCCGCAAAAGGGCGATTTTTTCATCCCCACCGGGTCGGAGCCTTGTTTGCGAGTTGCCGTTGATGCGGAATCGCTGGTACGCTTCTGCCTTCTTTGAATGATCCACGTCAGTTTTCATTAGCCTCTTCGCCGAGTCGAACGTGCCCCACGCCCAGATTGGTCCCATCTCGGTGCATCTTCCGGAACATGTGGAAGACAATGCGACGCTGAAGGAACAGTTCCCCTCCTGGGATCTCGATTTGATCGCGGAGAAAACGGGGATCCATCAGCGGCACATCGCCCAGCCAGGCGAAACTTCTGCCGACCTCGCGGTGCAGGCCTGCGAGCAATTGTTCGAACGTGAAAATTTGGATCGCTCGACGATTGATTTTGTGCTGCTCTGCACGCAAACCCCCGATTACCCGCTGCCGACCACTGCTTGTTTGTTGCAGGACCGCCTGGGACTGCGAACACAGTGCGGGGCAATCGATTTCAACCTTGGTTGCAGCGGTTTCGTTTACGGCACGGCGATGGCCGATGGGTTGATCCGCACCGGCGTCGCCAAAAAAATCTTGCTGGTGACGGCGGAAACGTACAGCAAATACATCGATGCCAATGACCGCAGTCTGCGAACCATTTTCGGGGACGCGGCCGCTGCGACCCTGATCACCGCCGAAGAGGAGCCCTCTTTGTGGGGGTATCAGTTCGGCAGTGATGGCAGCGGTGCTGACATGCTGATTGTCGGCAACGG includes these proteins:
- a CDS encoding ketoacyl-ACP synthase III, whose protein sequence is MPHAQIGPISVHLPEHVEDNATLKEQFPSWDLDLIAEKTGIHQRHIAQPGETSADLAVQACEQLFERENLDRSTIDFVLLCTQTPDYPLPTTACLLQDRLGLRTQCGAIDFNLGCSGFVYGTAMADGLIRTGVAKKILLVTAETYSKYIDANDRSLRTIFGDAAAATLITAEEEPSLWGYQFGSDGSGADMLIVGNGGGRPAEDAIPPRHRKRWKSRLYMDGPSLINFTVDAIPRLVDEILEENNLSDDQIGHYLFHQATWKMLDQLRKRMDIAPERLPIDLADVGNTVSCTLPILIDRMRGRDELGQGSTNVLVGFGVGLSWGGCLWRDQFRDQS